One window of Nicotiana tomentosiformis chromosome 11, ASM39032v3, whole genome shotgun sequence genomic DNA carries:
- the LOC138901127 gene encoding uncharacterized protein, producing MTFLVWNVRGINKRYKQKDLKLYLKNKYIKLSGLLETRVKETSINRVFKNIVPGWALQCNYQSAVNGKIWLTWDPNIYCVDIDRVEAQLIHCLARGRMDGFEAYFTLVYGFNTLEQRKALSISLNDISVHMTKPWILSGDFNAMLYTQDRLYSNPVTMNEMADFSDCIHTLLLNELPWKGDYYTWSDKQQGADRILSRIDRVFGNDMWIMNCGIVCTEYDTPLISDHLC from the coding sequence ATGACCTTCTTAGTGTGGAATGTTAGGGGTATTAACAAGAGAtacaagcaaaaggatctaaagtTATATTTGAAGAATAAGTACATTAAACTATCAGGCCTGCTTGAAACTAGAGTTAAAGAAACTAGTATTAATAGAGTATTCAAAAATATAGTACCAGGTTGGGCACTGCAATGCAATTACCAAAGTGCAGTGAATGGAAAAATATGGCTTACCTGGGATCCTAATATATACTGTGTGGATATTGACAGAGTAGAGGCTCAACTAATTCACTGCTTAGCCAGGGGAAGGATGGATGGGTTTGAAGCATACTTTACACTGGTGTATGGCTTTAATACTTTGGAACAAAGGAAGGCTCTATCGATAAGTTTGAATGACATCTCTGTTCATATGACCAAACCTTGGATTTTAAGTGGTGATTTTAATGCCATGCTATATACACAGGATAGGTTGTATAGCAATCCAGTTACAATGAATGAAATGGCTGATTTCTCAGACTGCATTCACACACTTCTCCTGAATGAGTTACCATGGAAAGGGGACTACTACACCTGGTCCGATAAACAACAGGGTGCAGACAGGATACTAAGTAGAATTGATAGGGTATTTGGCAATGACATGTGGATTATGAACTGTGGCATTGTGTGCACTGAGTATGACACACCTCTGATATCTGATCACCTATGCTGA